AGGATTTCTACCGCAAATGTCCGGCGCGGTTTCACTCCTATCATCAGAGTTCAGGCAGACCGGTTTATGTGGACAGAGTCTGGGAGAAGCATCCCTATTTCCGGCTTTTTCCCGAGCGTTCCGGTTACTGGCGCGGTTACCGCAAACCGGCACCTGAGATACTGAAAGAGATTCTTACCCCGCTTCAGTTCCGGGTGACCCAGGAGCAGGGAACTGAACCGCCGTTTAATAATGAGTTCTGGAACGAGAAGCGGGCCGGCATCTATGTGGATGTGGTTTCGGGCGAGCCGCTCTTTTCTTCCCGGCACAAGTTTGATTCCGGCACCGGCTGGCCCAGCTTCTATCAGCCGCTGGTTGCGGAAAATATCGTCACCCGTGAGGATCGGAGTCATAATCTGCTCCGGACGGAGGTCCGGTCCCGTTATGCCGACTCCCATCTCGGTCATCTTTTTGATGACGGTCCGCCCCCCACCGGCAGACGCTACTGTCTGAACTCGGCAGCCCTGCGCTTCATTCCCGAGGAGCAGCTGGCACTCTACGGCTATTCCGCCTTCAGTTCCGGCAACAAATAAAGAAGACGGGGCGGAGAAAAACCGCCCCGTCTGGTTTTTATCCTTTTGACGCCTCAGCGCCCGAGGAGGAGCTTCACCGTCTGGCGGTGCTCACCGGCACGGAACCGGCAGAAGTAGACACCGCCGGCAAGGACCCGACCCGTCTGATCCGCCCCATCCCAGGTCAGCCGGTAGACCCCCGGCATCTGTACCGAGTTGACCAGTGTCCGCACCACCCGGCCGGAGAGGTCAACGATCTGCAGACTGACCGGTCCGGGTGTTGCCAGCGAGTAGCGGAGCACAGTTCGGCGCTGGAAGGGGTTGGGTTTCGGCGGATCGAGCCGGGTTACAAGCGGTGTCACCGTCTGCTGCTCCGGTTCGCGGTGCTCCTCCAGCCCGACCGCCGGCTCCGGCTGCCAGAAGCCGACAAGCGCCAGCAGGTTCGTACCGGTCATCCTGCCGGTAGCGGTCTGAGCGATGGTGGCACCACAGCGGTAATTACCGCTCATAATTCCGCCACTACCTGCCACCACCTGCCAGTCACACCGGTAAGGCTGGGCTGAGAGGAACGCTGCCCCCAGCGCCAGTGCCAAAAGCAGCCGTTTCATCTTTACCTCACAGTTTTCGGAGCTTTCATCTGCTCATACCGGGTTCTGCCGGCAGCGGTGCGGAAGTTGATGCCGTCCGCCTTCCCCTCCCGCTCCAGCTGGTCCATACAGCCGGAGAGGAACTCATCATCCAGCATCCGGCCGGCGAGCGCACCGGTCTTTTTCTGCTCCACCGGCATCAGCCTTCTGATCACCTCGGCTGAGACATCAGCCCGCTCACCGGTCACGAGCCAGTAGACCCTGGTGCCCGGTCTGCCGCCGATGACAAACCGGTTGCCCTTTACATCCTCAAGGAGATAGACCTCTGAGGTGCCGACGCCGGTGAGCTGGACATGGGGGTTGCGGTTGAGTGCGGAGAAGTAGTCGGGCAGGTTGACCTCGGCTCTGCCCGAGGCATCAAGGGTCACCACACCCCGGTAGATGTTGAGCATCTCCGGACCCTCAACGAAGTAATGGTTGAGGATCTTGCCGTAGGGGTCAAGCGGATGGTCGATCGTAAAGCTGCCGCCTGCCTTGGACAGGGTGCCGCAGCGGAGCTGGTTGGAGGCGGTGGCGGTCTGGCCGTTGAAGGCGGCGGAGTTGTTGTAGCCGAAAGGCACTACGGAACCGTAGTTGGTGGTAAAGCTGTAAGGAGCTGCCGAGGTGTCACACCAGCCGCAGGTAACGGCACCTGAGGCACTTGCAACTGACGCGAAACCGCACAGAGCCGCCGAGTTCATACCACTGGCAGTATTGCGCTCGCCGGCAACCACCGACCAGCTGCCGCTGGCGAGATTGGAACTGCCCCCCAATACGGCTGAATACGAGCCGAAGGCGTTGTTGTTGGCACCGCCGGTAATACAGGCATAGTTGTTGTTAGTTCTGTTGTTATATCCACCACCGATTGCGGACCAGGAACCAGGGGCGGAGTTGCTGTCGCCACCGGCAACCACCGCCTCGGTGCCACTAGCGGTATTCCAACGACCGCCGCCGATAAAGGCATCACCACCGCTGGCGGTATTTCGGTATCCGCCACAGACGGCTGAATTTACGGCAGAGGCAATGTTTGCACCGCCGCCAGCAACAGTGGAGTTCAAGCCCTGTGCCGAATTGTTCCCACCGCCGCCGACGAATGCCCCAATATTGCTGGCAGTGTTGTTACTGCCACCACATACGGTTGCGCCCGTATTGCTGGCAACATTGTTCTGGCCTCCGAGAATCGATGCGTAGGGAGCGGTTGCGATGTTACGGTAACCACCAGCCACAATTACCGCGGTGTCAACGTCATCGTTTCCGGCGACGTTGCCCTGACCGGCGAGGATACCGCCCAGATAGCCGGTGACGGTATCACCATAGCCGTTGCCGACGAAGCCGTACATCGAGTTGACAATATTGCGGTTACCATTGACCACCGTGGACATGGTGTTCCGGGCTGAATTCATGAGGCCGTTGCCGATTAGAGCGTGGTTGCCCTTGGCGGCGTTATTGATACCGCCCAGAACGGTGGAGTACATCATATTGTAGCCGCTCGTCCCGGTTGTGCAGTAGACGCCGAAGTTGATGTGGGTGTTGCGGGCCAAGCCATGCAGGACATTT
This is a stretch of genomic DNA from candidate division WOR-3 bacterium. It encodes these proteins:
- a CDS encoding FlgD immunoglobulin-like domain containing protein, translated to MKRLLLALALGAAFLSAQPYRCDWQVVAGSGGIMSGNYRCGATIAQTATGRMTGTNLLALVGFWQPEPAVGLEEHREPEQQTVTPLVTRLDPPKPNPFQRRTVLRYSLATPGPVSLQIVDLSGRVVRTLVNSVQMPGVYRLTWDGADQTGRVLAGGVYFCRFRAGEHRQTVKLLLGR
- the msrA gene encoding peptide-methionine (S)-S-oxide reductase MsrA, giving the protein MSGIALFAGGCFWCLEYVFESLPGVLQVTSGYTGGSIRNPTYDQVCSGRTGHYEAVRIEYDPEQIGYERLLEIFFQNVDPTDDDGQFADRGPQYRTAIFYQDSLQRQLAEEAVRRLEAAKIFRKRIVTRIQQAGEFYPAEEYHQDFYRKCPARFHSYHQSSGRPVYVDRVWEKHPYFRLFPERSGYWRGYRKPAPEILKEILTPLQFRVTQEQGTEPPFNNEFWNEKRAGIYVDVVSGEPLFSSRHKFDSGTGWPSFYQPLVAENIVTREDRSHNLLRTEVRSRYADSHLGHLFDDGPPPTGRRYCLNSAALRFIPEEQLALYGYSAFSSGNK